A single region of the Streptomyces sp. NBC_00236 genome encodes:
- a CDS encoding peptidoglycan-binding protein — MCDSCAAAEEATAEDPETRAGLSRRGLIAGTGLGLGLAALGLASGATTASAATAKNGKWANPALGRFPAGGHYGASRGGAAHAGQDVSNSTGTGVYAAAAGTVVRRSWGGGLTGRTGNALVIAHGNGQYTYYGHLNAYRVALNAKVAAGQRIADMGATGNVTGPHLHFETHTGRLGATTNPVTFMAARGVHLGGGWPRIDPGASGRTVVVIQFLMKQRGYGLVADGQYGSVSSNAVKRFQKAKGLVADGQVGPATWPHLVYTLRKGSGSHVRALQNALNKRSAGLAVDGTFGPVTTSAVRSYQKANRLVVDGEAGPVTWRALVG; from the coding sequence ATGTGCGATTCCTGCGCAGCGGCGGAAGAGGCGACGGCGGAGGACCCGGAGACGCGCGCCGGCCTGTCCCGGCGGGGACTGATCGCCGGGACGGGGCTCGGGCTCGGCCTTGCCGCGCTGGGCCTCGCGAGCGGAGCCACGACGGCCTCCGCGGCCACGGCGAAGAACGGCAAATGGGCCAATCCCGCGCTCGGCCGGTTCCCCGCCGGCGGACACTACGGGGCTTCCCGGGGTGGCGCCGCGCACGCCGGTCAGGACGTCTCCAACTCGACGGGCACCGGTGTCTACGCGGCGGCCGCAGGCACGGTTGTCCGACGTTCGTGGGGAGGCGGCCTGACCGGCCGGACCGGCAACGCCCTGGTCATCGCGCACGGCAACGGCCAGTACACCTACTACGGTCACCTCAACGCCTACCGGGTCGCACTCAACGCCAAGGTCGCCGCGGGCCAGCGCATCGCCGACATGGGAGCCACCGGCAACGTGACGGGTCCCCACCTGCACTTCGAGACACACACGGGACGGCTCGGCGCCACGACCAACCCGGTCACCTTCATGGCGGCCCGGGGCGTCCACCTGGGCGGCGGCTGGCCCCGGATCGACCCCGGCGCGAGCGGCAGGACAGTCGTCGTCATTCAGTTCCTGATGAAGCAGCGCGGCTACGGCCTGGTCGCCGACGGGCAGTACGGCTCGGTCTCGTCCAACGCCGTCAAGCGCTTCCAGAAGGCCAAGGGCCTGGTGGCCGACGGCCAGGTGGGACCGGCGACCTGGCCGCATCTCGTCTACACCCTGCGAAAGGGCAGCGGATCCCACGTCCGGGCCCTGCAGAACGCGCTCAACAAGCGCAGCGCCGGTCTGGCGGTCGACGGCACGTTCGGCCCCGTCACCACGAGCGCCGTGCGCTCCTACCAGAAAGCCAACCGGTTGGTCGTCGACGGAGAGGCAGGCCCGGTGACCTGGCGGGCACTGGTCGGCTGA
- a CDS encoding Uma2 family endonuclease encodes MSALTVDPAPGFGQDWDDLVRIWEETDAPEGCKVEIIEGIVTVSPPPSKDHNTTAELLQRRLYGVIPEDWGIYQTLGVSVPGRAGLYIPDLVVLPRAVATGPGNRVPAEEARLVVEITSQANANHDRIGKVHGYAKAGVELFLLLDPWHSGRPTATLYGEPADGTYRVLDTVEYGEKLRLPEPFGLDLDTGVFPVS; translated from the coding sequence ATGAGCGCACTCACCGTCGACCCCGCGCCGGGCTTCGGCCAGGACTGGGACGACCTCGTCCGGATCTGGGAGGAGACGGACGCGCCCGAGGGCTGCAAGGTGGAGATCATCGAGGGGATCGTCACTGTGTCGCCACCGCCGTCCAAGGACCACAACACCACCGCTGAACTGCTCCAGCGCAGGCTCTACGGCGTCATCCCGGAGGACTGGGGGATCTACCAGACCCTCGGCGTCTCCGTGCCGGGCCGGGCCGGACTCTACATCCCCGACCTCGTCGTGCTGCCGCGCGCGGTCGCCACCGGGCCGGGCAATCGCGTCCCGGCGGAAGAGGCACGGCTCGTCGTCGAGATCACCTCGCAGGCCAACGCCAACCACGACCGCATCGGCAAGGTGCACGGCTACGCGAAGGCCGGCGTCGAGCTCTTCCTCCTCCTCGACCCGTGGCACTCCGGCCGCCCCACCGCCACGCTGTACGGGGAGCCGGCCGACGGCACGTACCGCGTGCTGGACACGGTCGAGTACGGCGAGAAGCTGAGGCTGCCCGAGCCGTTCGGGCTGGACCTGGACACCGGGGTGTTCCCCGTCAGCTGA
- a CDS encoding ABC transporter permease, producing MKKLDKDRLILGFAGPALALVVAFALSTLVLLVSDRDPFELYRLLFEQASYSDVQVLIINQAGTYYLAALAVAVGFRMNLFNIGVDGQYRLAAMMAALVGASVDLPGPFQIALIVVVAMLVGAFWAGIAGILKTTRGVSEVVSTIMLNSIATSLIAWLILPKNFGDQAAGSNNLTTGEIHEGGWFPGLSLGPESGEIYGFTFVAAGCGLVYWFVLNRTRFGFDLRATGASESAAQASGVDAKKMILTSMLISGAVAGLAGMPTLLGDTHTYSLDFPVGIGFTGITIALLGRNHPVGIALSALLIAFLDKASSPLDQFGFEKEIATIMQGLIVISVVISYELVRRYGTRRQQQKVGEELAAGHALTTEKEAAL from the coding sequence ATGAAGAAACTCGACAAGGACCGGCTGATCCTCGGCTTCGCCGGGCCGGCACTCGCCCTGGTCGTCGCCTTCGCGCTCAGCACCCTGGTGCTGCTCGTGTCGGACCGCGACCCCTTCGAGCTGTACCGGCTGCTGTTCGAGCAGGCGTCGTACTCCGACGTACAGGTACTGATCATCAACCAGGCCGGTACGTACTACCTCGCCGCTCTCGCGGTCGCGGTCGGCTTCCGGATGAACCTCTTCAACATCGGCGTCGACGGCCAGTACCGCCTCGCGGCGATGATGGCCGCGCTCGTCGGCGCCAGCGTCGACCTTCCCGGACCGTTCCAGATCGCCCTGATCGTCGTCGTGGCGATGCTGGTGGGCGCGTTCTGGGCCGGTATCGCCGGCATCCTCAAGACGACCCGGGGAGTGAGCGAGGTCGTCTCGACGATCATGCTCAACTCCATCGCGACCTCCCTGATCGCCTGGCTGATCCTGCCGAAGAACTTCGGTGACCAGGCAGCCGGATCCAACAACCTCACGACCGGCGAGATCCACGAGGGGGGCTGGTTCCCGGGACTGTCCCTGGGCCCCGAGTCCGGCGAGATCTACGGATTCACCTTCGTCGCCGCCGGCTGCGGCCTCGTGTACTGGTTCGTCCTCAACCGCACCCGCTTCGGCTTCGACCTGCGGGCCACCGGCGCCAGTGAGAGCGCCGCCCAGGCCTCCGGTGTGGACGCCAAGAAGATGATCCTCACCTCCATGCTGATCTCCGGCGCGGTCGCCGGTCTGGCGGGCATGCCGACGCTGCTCGGCGACACCCACACGTACAGCCTCGACTTCCCGGTCGGCATCGGCTTCACCGGCATCACCATCGCCCTGCTCGGCCGGAACCACCCCGTGGGCATCGCGCTCAGCGCCCTGCTGATCGCGTTCCTGGACAAGGCCTCTTCCCCGCTCGACCAGTTCGGGTTCGAGAAGGAGATCGCCACGATCATGCAGGGCCTGATCGTGATCTCCGTCGTCATCAGCTACGAACTGGTCCGCCGTTACGGGACCCGCCGTCAGCAGCAGAAGGTCGGCGAAGAGCTCGCCGCCGGCCACGCCCTCACGACCGAGAAGGAGGCGGCCCTGTGA
- a CDS encoding STAS domain-containing protein gives MDSLPPAVLVVSGRLTRAGTPRLCADLEAILTASEAAVVDCDVGGIVEPDLASVEAIARLSLVARRAGGRRLRLRGTPPELQLLLDLVGLSEVVGLAETPL, from the coding sequence ATGGATTCCTTGCCACCGGCCGTCCTCGTCGTTTCCGGGCGCCTCACCCGGGCCGGTACGCCCCGCCTCTGTGCCGATCTGGAGGCGATACTGACCGCTTCGGAAGCCGCCGTGGTCGACTGCGACGTGGGCGGCATCGTCGAGCCGGACCTGGCCTCCGTCGAGGCGATCGCCCGTCTGTCCCTGGTCGCGCGCAGGGCGGGCGGCAGGCGGCTGCGGCTGCGCGGGACGCCGCCCGAGCTTCAACTCCTCCTTGATCTGGTGGGGTTGAGCGAGGTGGTCGGGCTGGCGGAGACGCCGCTGTAG
- a CDS encoding MFS transporter — protein sequence MPPASTGASTLIVAASTQSSPVAAAAPVASATADRLEPGRPGYRRMSFALFAAGVATFALLYSTQALLPAVSASFGATAGQASWTVSAATGALALCVLPMSALSERFGRRQMMTASLVVAVTVGLFVPFAPSLGWLIALRAVQGAALAGLPASAMAYLAEEVRPKALVAAIGLFVAGNSIGGMSGRILTGWVAQAWGWRAALGAVGLLAVACAVVFHFMIPRAKHFSPGSLNPKALARTVGGHLADPLLRRLYAIGALFMTVFGAVYTVIGYRLVEAPFSLPQGVVGSIFLVYLVGTVSSAAAGKLVARLGRRGALYLAVSTTAAGLLLSLADQLVAVLLGLVLITAGFFAGHAVASSSVSRTATTGRAQASALYQSAYYLGSSAGGTLGAVAFHAGGWAGTVALGLAAVLGVVSITLYGTRAARAERMRPAGLVSVQN from the coding sequence ATGCCTCCTGCCAGTACCGGGGCGTCCACCCTCATCGTGGCCGCCTCGACCCAGTCGTCCCCCGTCGCCGCAGCCGCTCCCGTCGCGTCCGCCACCGCAGACCGGCTCGAGCCCGGACGCCCCGGCTATCGCCGGATGAGCTTCGCGCTCTTCGCCGCCGGTGTCGCGACCTTCGCGCTCCTCTACTCCACCCAGGCCCTGTTGCCCGCCGTCTCCGCCTCCTTCGGCGCCACGGCGGGGCAGGCGAGCTGGACGGTGTCCGCCGCGACGGGTGCGCTGGCGCTGTGTGTGCTGCCGATGAGCGCGCTGTCCGAGCGGTTCGGGCGGCGGCAGATGATGACCGCTTCGCTGGTGGTCGCGGTGACCGTGGGGCTGTTCGTGCCGTTCGCGCCCTCGCTCGGCTGGCTGATCGCGCTGCGCGCGGTCCAGGGTGCGGCGCTCGCCGGTCTGCCCGCCTCCGCGATGGCGTACCTGGCGGAGGAGGTCCGGCCGAAGGCGCTCGTCGCCGCGATCGGGCTGTTCGTGGCCGGTAACAGCATCGGCGGGATGAGCGGCCGGATCCTCACCGGCTGGGTCGCCCAGGCGTGGGGCTGGCGGGCCGCGCTCGGAGCGGTCGGGCTGCTGGCCGTGGCCTGCGCCGTCGTCTTCCACTTCATGATCCCCCGGGCCAAGCACTTCTCTCCCGGCTCGCTGAACCCGAAGGCCCTCGCCAGGACCGTCGGCGGGCACCTCGCCGATCCGCTGCTGCGGCGGCTGTACGCGATCGGCGCACTGTTCATGACGGTGTTCGGCGCGGTCTACACGGTGATCGGCTACCGGCTCGTCGAGGCGCCGTTCAGCCTCCCGCAGGGTGTGGTCGGGTCGATCTTCCTCGTCTATCTGGTCGGTACAGTCTCCTCCGCGGCTGCGGGGAAGCTCGTCGCCCGGCTGGGGCGCCGGGGTGCGCTCTACCTCGCCGTCTCCACCACGGCCGCCGGTCTGCTGCTCTCGCTGGCCGACCAGCTGGTGGCCGTGCTCCTCGGCCTGGTCCTGATCACGGCCGGCTTCTTCGCCGGGCACGCGGTCGCCTCGTCCTCGGTGAGCCGCACCGCCACCACGGGCCGCGCCCAGGCGTCGGCGCTCTACCAGTCGGCGTACTACCTGGGCTCCAGCGCGGGCGGCACGCTCGGCGCGGTCGCCTTCCACGCCGGTGGCTGGGCGGGCACGGTCGCGCTGGGACTGGCCGCCGTACTCGGTGTCGTCTCGATCACGCTGTACGGGACGCGGGCGGCCCGCGCGGAGCGGATGCGGCCGGCCGGACTCGTCTCCGTACAGAACTGA
- a CDS encoding sigma-70 family RNA polymerase sigma factor: MTDLTATTSDIDSRLEGHRVELTGYCYRMLGSAFEAEDAVQDTLVRAWRNIEKFEGRSSLRSWLYRIATNVCLDMLNAGNKRARPVDLSGPTPLAQAALNPLPENTWLEPMPDGRILPSVADPAEAAVARESVRLAFVAALQHLPPKQRAVLILREVLAWKAAEVAELLDTSVASVNSALQRARATLTDHQGDAATADAADPLDEEQRKLLERYVAAFEGYDMKALTALLHEDAVMTMPPFDLWLQGHDDIAGFMTSIGASCEGSRLIATSANGTPAFAHYKPNPDGPGFVPWAVQVIDIQDGAITGMHCFLDTPRWFPLFGLPDHLDADAA, from the coding sequence ATGACTGATCTGACGGCGACGACGAGCGATATCGACAGTCGTTTGGAAGGACACCGGGTCGAGCTGACCGGGTACTGCTACCGGATGCTCGGCTCGGCCTTCGAGGCGGAGGACGCGGTCCAGGACACGCTGGTGCGCGCGTGGCGCAACATCGAGAAGTTCGAGGGCCGGTCCTCGCTGCGGTCCTGGCTCTACCGCATCGCGACGAACGTCTGCCTCGACATGCTCAACGCGGGCAACAAGCGGGCCAGGCCCGTCGATCTGTCCGGCCCGACGCCGCTCGCGCAGGCCGCGCTCAATCCGCTGCCGGAGAACACCTGGCTGGAGCCGATGCCCGACGGGCGGATCCTGCCGTCGGTCGCGGACCCGGCGGAGGCCGCCGTGGCACGTGAGTCGGTACGGCTCGCGTTCGTCGCCGCGCTCCAGCACCTGCCGCCGAAGCAGCGGGCGGTGCTGATCCTGCGCGAGGTGCTGGCGTGGAAGGCGGCCGAGGTCGCCGAGCTGCTCGACACCTCGGTCGCCTCGGTCAACAGCGCGCTCCAGCGGGCGCGGGCCACGCTGACCGATCACCAGGGCGACGCCGCCACGGCTGATGCGGCGGACCCGCTCGACGAGGAGCAGCGCAAGCTCCTGGAGCGGTATGTGGCGGCGTTCGAGGGTTACGACATGAAGGCCCTGACCGCGCTCCTCCACGAGGACGCCGTGATGACCATGCCGCCGTTCGACCTCTGGCTCCAGGGGCACGACGACATCGCGGGGTTCATGACGTCGATCGGCGCGTCCTGCGAAGGTTCCCGGCTGATCGCCACGTCGGCGAACGGCACCCCGGCGTTCGCGCACTACAAGCCGAATCCGGACGGGCCCGGGTTCGTGCCGTGGGCCGTGCAGGTCATCGACATCCAGGACGGGGCGATCACGGGGATGCACTGCTTCCTGGACACCCCGCGCTGGTTCCCGCTGTTCGGGCTGCCCGATCACCTGGACGCCGATGCCGCGTGA
- a CDS encoding DUF397 domain-containing protein, translated as MSTTELNWFKSSYSGGDGDNCVEVALAARTVHVRDSKDTDRRPFAVSTAAWSDFTAYASTAAS; from the coding sequence ATGAGCACCACAGAGCTGAACTGGTTCAAGAGCAGCTACAGCGGCGGCGATGGCGACAACTGCGTCGAGGTCGCCCTGGCCGCCCGCACCGTCCACGTCCGCGACTCCAAGGACACCGACCGGCGCCCATTCGCCGTCTCCACGGCCGCTTGGTCGGACTTCACGGCGTACGCGTCCACCGCCGCGTCCTGA
- a CDS encoding thymidine phosphorylase, with protein sequence MDAISVIRTKRDRGELTPEQIDWVIDAYTRGEVADEQMSALAMAILLNGMNRTEIARWTAAMIASGERMNFDALSRPTTDKHSTGGVGDKITLPLAPLVAACGAAVPQLSGRGLGHTGGTLDKLESIPGWRAHLSNAEMLNVLDTTGAVICAAGDGLAPADKKLYALRDVTGTVEAIPLIASSIMSKKIAEGTGALVLDVKVGSGAFMKTIEDARELASTMVALGTDSGVRTVALLTDMATPLGLTAGNALEVRESVDVLAGGGPKDVVDLTLALAREMLDAAGLKDADPEKALADGSAMDVWRRMISAQGGDPDATLPVAREQHVVTAPSSGVLTRLDAYDIGVAAWRLGAGRARKEDPVQAGAGIELHAKPGDEVTAGMPLLTLHTDTPEKFEYALKALPDAYDIAPSGTPFAAVPVVRERIA encoded by the coding sequence ATGGACGCCATCTCCGTCATCCGCACCAAGCGGGACCGAGGCGAGCTGACCCCCGAGCAGATCGACTGGGTCATCGACGCGTACACCCGCGGCGAGGTCGCCGACGAGCAGATGTCCGCGCTGGCCATGGCGATCCTGCTGAACGGCATGAACCGCACGGAGATCGCCCGCTGGACCGCCGCGATGATCGCCTCCGGCGAGCGGATGAACTTCGACGCGCTCTCCCGCCCCACCACCGACAAGCACTCCACCGGCGGCGTCGGCGACAAGATCACCCTGCCGCTCGCCCCGCTGGTCGCCGCCTGCGGCGCCGCCGTACCGCAGCTCAGCGGCCGCGGCCTCGGCCACACCGGCGGCACCCTCGACAAGCTGGAGTCCATCCCCGGCTGGCGCGCGCACCTCTCGAACGCCGAGATGCTGAACGTCCTCGACACCACGGGCGCCGTCATCTGCGCGGCCGGTGACGGCCTGGCCCCCGCCGACAAGAAGCTGTACGCGCTCCGCGACGTCACCGGCACCGTCGAGGCCATCCCGCTCATCGCCAGCTCGATCATGTCCAAGAAGATCGCCGAAGGCACCGGCGCACTCGTCCTGGACGTCAAGGTCGGCTCCGGCGCCTTCATGAAGACCATCGAGGACGCCCGCGAACTGGCCTCCACCATGGTCGCGCTGGGCACCGACAGCGGAGTGCGCACGGTCGCCCTGCTCACCGACATGGCCACCCCGCTCGGCCTCACCGCCGGCAACGCCCTGGAGGTCCGCGAATCCGTGGACGTCCTGGCCGGCGGCGGTCCGAAGGACGTCGTCGACCTCACCCTGGCGCTCGCCCGCGAGATGCTGGACGCGGCCGGACTCAAGGACGCCGACCCGGAGAAGGCCCTCGCGGACGGCTCCGCGATGGACGTCTGGCGCCGGATGATCTCCGCCCAGGGCGGCGACCCGGACGCCACGCTCCCGGTGGCCCGCGAGCAGCACGTCGTCACGGCCCCGTCCTCCGGCGTCCTGACCCGCCTCGACGCCTACGACATCGGTGTGGCCGCCTGGCGCCTCGGTGCGGGCCGCGCCCGCAAGGAGGACCCGGTCCAGGCCGGCGCGGGCATCGAACTGCACGCGAAGCCGGGCGACGAGGTCACGGCGGGAATGCCGCTGCTGACGCTGCACACGGACACCCCGGAGAAGTTCGAGTACGCGCTGAAGGCGCTGCCGGACGCGTACGACATCGCACCGTCCGGCACGCCGTTCGCCGCCGTCCCGGTGGTGCGGGAACGTATCGCCTGA
- a CDS encoding LysR family transcriptional regulator codes for MAHQHSSQPRLSPSSYEEDIRAVLAPRLAYFEAVARHEHVTRAAHELGVPQSTLSRAMVRLEQDLGVALFARKGRTVSLTPAGRTFLGSAERALAEVEKAADSVRADADPTAGKVAFGFLHTMGSETVPALIRAFRVDHPRVRFQLVQNYGEAMIERLRAGGLDLCLTSPVPDAPDLVARRLDEQRLRLVVPEDHRLASRRRIRLAEAADETFVTLEPGYGLRRITDDLCTEAGFVPRVAFEGEEAETLRGLVAAGLGVALLPPPAVARPGVVELTVTAPRAAREIGVAWLDGHPDTPPVAAFKKFLLSRRGNLLPD; via the coding sequence ATGGCGCATCAGCACAGCTCACAGCCTCGGCTGTCACCAAGCAGTTACGAAGAAGACATCCGCGCGGTCCTCGCGCCGCGCCTGGCGTACTTCGAGGCCGTGGCCCGCCACGAACACGTGACCCGTGCCGCGCACGAGCTCGGCGTCCCCCAGTCCACGCTCTCGCGGGCCATGGTCCGCCTGGAACAGGACCTGGGCGTGGCCCTGTTCGCCCGCAAGGGCCGCACGGTCTCCCTCACCCCCGCGGGCCGCACCTTCCTCGGCTCGGCGGAACGGGCACTCGCGGAGGTGGAGAAGGCCGCCGACTCGGTACGGGCCGACGCCGACCCCACCGCCGGCAAGGTCGCCTTCGGCTTCCTCCACACGATGGGCTCGGAAACCGTCCCCGCCCTCATCCGCGCCTTCCGCGTCGACCACCCCCGGGTCCGCTTCCAGCTCGTCCAGAACTACGGCGAAGCCATGATCGAACGCCTCCGCGCCGGCGGCCTCGACCTCTGCCTCACCTCACCCGTCCCGGACGCCCCGGACCTGGTCGCCCGCCGCCTGGACGAACAGCGCCTGCGCCTGGTCGTCCCCGAGGACCACCGCCTGGCCAGCCGCCGCCGCATCCGCCTGGCGGAGGCCGCCGACGAAACCTTCGTCACCCTGGAACCCGGCTACGGCCTGCGCCGCATCACGGACGACCTCTGCACGGAGGCGGGCTTCGTCCCCCGCGTCGCGTTCGAGGGCGAGGAGGCGGAGACCCTGCGCGGCCTGGTCGCGGCCGGCCTGGGCGTGGCCCTGCTCCCGCCTCCGGCGGTGGCCCGCCCGGGGGTGGTGGAACTGACGGTGACGGCACCGCGGGCCGCTCGGGAGATCGGGGTGGCGTGGCTGGACGGTCACCCGGACACCCCGCCGGTGGCGGCGTTCAAGAAGTTCCTGCTGTCGCGGCGGGGGAATTTGCTGCCGGACTGA
- a CDS encoding L,D-transpeptidase family protein translates to MGVVENIRNVKGVRTRRGLALAVAGLTAVPAFVLGTGGTAEAASCTTSRGPYQKQVEKYLHLKVDGKQSAADCKAIRSFQSKYGVTPTIGYAGPVTWRTMQTLAAQKAAGKTPNKAKKCPTNKGRIACVDLTRQITWIQDGSKLKFGPVPVRTGRNGYETRTGAKKIYWKHKNHVSSIYHVKMPYSQFFDGGQAFHAVGVKMWNPPGSHGCVNMRTADAKSYWNLLKNGDDVYVYGRKPGT, encoded by the coding sequence ATGGGAGTCGTGGAGAACATACGGAACGTGAAGGGTGTACGGACGCGGCGCGGGCTCGCGCTGGCCGTCGCCGGTCTGACGGCGGTACCGGCGTTCGTGCTCGGCACCGGCGGCACGGCCGAGGCGGCGTCGTGCACGACGTCCAGGGGGCCGTACCAGAAGCAGGTCGAGAAGTACCTGCACCTGAAGGTGGACGGCAAGCAGTCCGCCGCCGACTGCAAGGCGATCCGGTCGTTCCAGAGCAAGTACGGCGTCACCCCCACGATCGGTTACGCCGGGCCGGTCACCTGGCGCACCATGCAGACGCTCGCCGCCCAGAAGGCGGCCGGGAAGACCCCGAACAAGGCCAAGAAGTGCCCCACGAACAAGGGGCGCATCGCCTGCGTCGACCTCACCCGGCAGATCACCTGGATCCAGGACGGCAGCAAGCTGAAGTTCGGACCGGTGCCGGTGCGGACCGGGCGGAACGGGTACGAGACGCGGACCGGTGCCAAGAAGATCTACTGGAAGCACAAGAACCACGTCTCGTCGATCTACCACGTGAAGATGCCGTACTCGCAGTTCTTCGACGGCGGGCAGGCGTTCCACGCGGTCGGCGTGAAGATGTGGAACCCGCCGGGCTCGCACGGTTGCGTCAACATGCGCACCGCCGACGCGAAGTCATACTGGAACCTGTTGAAGAACGGCGACGACGTGTACGTGTACGGGCGCAAGCCCGGGACGTGA
- a CDS encoding ABC transporter permease: MSTSKVSAARVAPKRGGGRKLSLPVVLLIIAGALALVSLVRLISGANDITSVGQVGGALELAVPIGLAGLGGLWAERAGVVNIGLEGMMILGTWFGAWAGFQWGPWVGVLFGIIGGALGGLLHAVMTVTFGVNHIVSGVAINILAVGVTRYLSNFTFADEPGGSSKQSPRLEEIDKITIPGLSDWLQDLQQHHWFFVSDLAGIIGGLVTGLSLLTVVALLLIPVTWWVLWRTAFGLRLRSCGESPVAAETLGVNVYKYKYIAVVISGGLAGLGGAFLSIVATSIYQEGQTGGRGYIGLAAMIFGNWMPGGMALGAGLFGFTDSLKLRGGAENVHAMLLLLAILLVIAAFWQLYRKKYVAAVISAACSAVLFTWYALTDQVPSQFVDAAPYVTTLLVLALSSQRLRMPKADGVPYRKGEGK, translated from the coding sequence GTGAGCACCAGCAAAGTCTCCGCCGCACGCGTCGCCCCCAAGAGGGGCGGCGGCCGCAAGCTCTCCCTGCCCGTCGTCCTGCTGATCATCGCCGGCGCGCTCGCCCTCGTCTCGCTGGTCCGGCTGATCAGCGGCGCGAACGACATCACCTCCGTCGGCCAGGTCGGGGGCGCCCTCGAACTGGCCGTTCCCATCGGCCTCGCCGGCCTCGGCGGTCTGTGGGCCGAGCGGGCCGGCGTCGTCAACATCGGGCTCGAGGGCATGATGATCCTCGGCACCTGGTTCGGTGCCTGGGCCGGATTCCAGTGGGGCCCCTGGGTGGGCGTCCTGTTCGGCATCATCGGCGGCGCGCTCGGCGGTCTGCTGCACGCGGTCATGACGGTCACCTTCGGCGTGAACCACATCGTCTCCGGTGTGGCCATCAACATCCTCGCCGTCGGCGTCACCCGCTACCTCTCGAACTTCACCTTCGCCGACGAGCCCGGCGGCTCCTCCAAGCAGTCCCCCCGCCTGGAGGAGATCGACAAGATCACCATCCCAGGACTCTCCGACTGGTTGCAGGACCTCCAGCAACACCACTGGTTCTTCGTCTCCGACCTCGCCGGCATCATCGGCGGGCTGGTGACCGGACTGTCCCTGCTGACCGTCGTCGCCCTGCTGCTGATCCCCGTCACCTGGTGGGTGCTGTGGCGCACGGCGTTCGGCCTGCGGCTCCGCTCCTGCGGCGAGAGCCCCGTGGCCGCCGAGACCCTCGGCGTGAACGTCTACAAGTACAAGTACATCGCCGTCGTCATCTCCGGCGGACTAGCCGGTCTCGGCGGTGCCTTCCTCTCCATCGTCGCCACCAGCATCTACCAGGAGGGCCAGACCGGCGGCCGCGGATACATCGGTCTCGCCGCGATGATCTTCGGTAACTGGATGCCCGGCGGCATGGCGCTCGGCGCCGGACTCTTCGGCTTCACCGACAGCCTCAAGCTGCGCGGCGGTGCGGAGAACGTGCACGCGATGCTGCTGCTCCTGGCGATCCTGCTGGTGATCGCCGCCTTCTGGCAGCTGTACCGGAAGAAGTACGTGGCCGCCGTGATCTCGGCCGCCTGCTCCGCGGTCCTGTTCACCTGGTACGCGCTCACGGACCAGGTCCCGAGCCAGTTCGTCGACGCCGCCCCGTACGTCACCACGCTGCTCGTGCTGGCCCTGTCGTCCCAGCGGCTGCGGATGCCCAAGGCGGACGGCGTGCCGTACCGCAAGGGCGAGGGCAAGTGA
- a CDS encoding cytidine deaminase, which yields MTAAGWEALRTAARDAMSRAYAPYSGYPVGAAARVDDGRTVVGCNVENASYGIGLCAECGLVSQLHATGGGRLTHFTCVDGSGEILVPCGRCRQLLYEFGGPELVLETPDGFRTLDEMLPQAFGPAHLG from the coding sequence ATGACCGCGGCCGGCTGGGAAGCGCTGCGTACGGCCGCCCGGGACGCGATGTCCCGGGCGTACGCCCCGTACTCGGGCTACCCGGTCGGCGCGGCCGCCCGCGTCGACGACGGCCGCACCGTCGTCGGCTGCAACGTCGAGAACGCCTCGTACGGCATCGGACTGTGCGCCGAGTGCGGACTGGTCTCCCAGCTGCACGCCACCGGCGGCGGCCGGCTGACCCACTTCACCTGCGTGGACGGCTCGGGCGAGATCCTGGTGCCGTGCGGCAGGTGCAGGCAGCTGCTGTACGAGTTCGGCGGACCGGAACTCGTCCTGGAGACCCCGGACGGCTTCCGCACGCTCGACGAGATGCTTCCGCAGGCCTTCGGGCCCGCGCACCTCGGCTAG